DNA sequence from the bacterium genome:
TCGAATCGTCGAGCACGTGAGGGCCATGAGACGTTTCTTGCGAGCTCCGCTCGGAGTTGTTCGTGGTCAGCTCGGGTGATACCTCTCTTTCTTTTTCCACATCGCGAGCACGGCCGCGGCGAGTTTGCGCGCCACGGTCAGCCGCGCCAGGTTGGGGCGCGTACCGTTCTCGGTGAGTCGCACATAGTCTGTCCACAGCGGTTCCATCCGGAAGCGGGTCACCGTCGACGCCGCTCCCTTGAAGATCCGCTTGAGCGTGTGGTTGCAGTCTCGATTGAGTCCCCGGGTTTGCTGGACCGGGACTCGTACCCACCGTCCCCCGACCTTGGCCCAGTCGGACGTGGTCTGTCTGACAAGGCCGAAGCCACAGTAGGCCCAGAACTGCCGCTTGGTCCGAAACCGATGTGGCGTGATGACGATGGGTATCAACTGCGCGACTCGGATCGGCCCCAGCCCCGGAGCGGTTTGGAGGATGCGAGAGATCGGGTGCCGGCGGGACTCGGTGATCATCTCTTCCTCGATACCGCCACGCAGCTCCTCGATCGAGGCGAGCTCGAGACCGAGCGCTTCGACGGACTGGCGCATCCACGCGGGGAGCTCGGGAAGAGCTTCTGACTGCGCTGCAAGGCCATGCCCCGGGTAGCCCACGGCGCGTCTGCGGTAGGCGCTGCGCAGCCGATTCTTCGCCCGACCTGAGTCTTCGGTCAGCATGTCGTAGGTCCGCGCAAGCTCGCGCAGCTTGGTGAAGCGCCGCGGCGCCTTGTAGACCTCGGTCTTGATCTGGCCC
Encoded proteins:
- a CDS encoding IS110 family transposase; translation: MQRYIGMDVHSKSSTIYVMSASGKKVRQDVVETNGQALIGYLAQIPGQLHVCLEEGEWSAWLHEILEPRVAELVVEQPQSKAGSKSDAIDARDLADHLRTGQIKTEVYKAPRRFTKLRELARTYDMLTEDSGRAKNRLRSAYRRRAVGYPGHGLAAQSEALPELPAWMRQSVEALGLELASIEELRGGIEEEMITESRRHPISRILQTAPGLGPIRVAQLIPIVITPHRFRTKRQFWAYCGFGLVRQTTSDWAKVGGRWVRVPVQQTRGLNRDCNHTLKRIFKGAASTVTRFRMEPLWTDYVRLTENGTRPNLARLTVARKLAAAVLAMWKKKERYHPS